One window of Papio anubis isolate 15944 chromosome 10, Panubis1.0, whole genome shotgun sequence genomic DNA carries:
- the FASTKD2 gene encoding FAST kinase domain-containing protein 2, mitochondrial — translation MNNKAGSFLWNLRQFSILVPTSRTMRLYPLGLCKPKIVHSNWNILNNFHNRMRSTDTFRYLFQDAFILKSDVGFQTKGISTVTALRIDRLLYAKRPFLDSKHSLVSVDKSNDGLKKVNLHHEVSSEDVLTKETKPNRISSRKLSEECNSLSDVLDAFAKAPTFPSSNYFTAMWTIAKRLSDDQKRFEKRLMFSHPAFNQLCEHMMREAKIIQYKYLLFSLYAIVKLGIPQNTLLVQTLLRVTQERINECDEICLSVLSNVLEVMEPCKNVHVLQMGFRILVDQQVWKIEDVFTLQVVMKCIGKDAPIALKRKLEMKALRELDRFSLLNSQRMFEVLAAMNHRSLILLNECSKVVLDNIHGCPSKIIINILQSCKDLQYYNLDLFNGLADYVAATFDIWKLKKVLFILILFENLGFRHVGLMDLFMKRIVEDPESLNMKNILSILHTYSSLNHVYKCQNKEQFLEVMASALTGYLHSVSSENLLDAVYSFCLMNYFPLAPFNQLLQKDVISELLTSDDMKKNVHKLHILDTCLKLDDTVYLKDIALSLPQLPRELPPSHPNAKVAEVLSSLLGGEGYFSKDVHLPHSYHIDFEIRMDTNRNQVLPFSDVDTASATDIQRVAVLCVSRSAYCLGSSHPRGFLAMKMRHLNAMGFHVILVNNWEMDKLEMEDAITFLKTKIYSVEALPVAAVNLQST, via the exons ATGAATAACAAAGCAGGCTCCTTTTTATGGAACCTTAGACAATTTAGTATATTAGTTCCAACAAGCAGAACTATGAGGCTATATCCTTTAGGACTTTGCAAACCAAAAATAGTTCATTCAAActggaacattttaaataactttcatAACAGAATGCGATCAACTGATACCTTTAGATATCTCTTTCAGGatgcattcattttaaaatcagatgttGGCTTTCAAACAAAGGGCATAAGCACTGTAACTGCCCTTAGAATTGACAGACTGCTTTATGCTAAAAGACCGTTTCTTGACTCAAAGCATTCTCTTGTCTCTGTTGATAAATCTAATGATGGATTGAAGAAAGTAAACCTTCATCATGAAGTCTCCAGTGAAGATGTTCTTACcaaggaaacaaaaccaaaccgtATCAGCAGTAGAAAACTGTCTGAAGAATGTAATTCGCTGAGTGATGTGTTAGATGCATTTGCAAAAGCGCCTACATTTCCTAGTAGCAACTATTTCACAGCAATGTGGACAATTGCCAAAAGACTGTCTGATGACCAGAAGCGCTTTGAAAAACGACTGATGTTTAGCCACCCTGCATTTAATCAGCTCTGTGAACATATGATGAGAGAAGCCAAGATCATACAGTATAAGTACCTACTGTTCAGTCTTTACGCTATAGTGAAGCTTGGAATCCCTCAGAACACTCTTTTGGTACAGACTTTGCTGAGGGTGACCCag GAACGTATCAATGAGTGTGATGAGATATGCCTTTcagttttgtcaaatgttttgGAGGTAATGGAGCCATGCAAGAATGTTCATGTTCTACAAATGGGATTCAG AATACTAGTTGATCAGCAAGTTTGGAAAATAGAAGATGTCTTCACATTACAAGTTGTGATGAAGTGCATTGGTAAAGATGCACCAATTGCTCTTAAGAGGAAACTGGAG atgAAAGCCTTGAGGGAATTAGacagattttctcttttgaatagCCAGCGCATGTTTGAGGTACTAGCTGCCATGAATCACCGATCTCTTATACTCCTGAATGAATGCAGTAAGGTGGTCCTAG ATAATATCCATGGGTgtccttcaaaaataataatcaacaTATTGCAGTCCTGCAAAGACCTCCAATACTATAATTTAGATCTCTTCAATGGACTCGCAGATTATGTGGCTGCAACTTTCGACATCTGGAAGTTGAAAAAA gttctttttatcctcattttatttgaaaacctTGGCTTTCGACATGTTGGTTTAATGGACCTGTTTATGAAGAGAATAGTAGAAGATCCTGAATCCCTAAACATGAAAAACATTCTATCTATTCTTCATACTTATTCTTCTCTCAATCATGTCTACAAATGCCAGAACAAAGA ACAGTTCCTGGAAGTTATGGCTAGTGCTCTGACTGGTTATCTTCACTCTGTTTCTTCTGAAAACTTATTGGATGCAGTGTATTCATTTTGCTTGATGAATTACTTTCCCCTGGCTCCTTTTAATCAGCTTCTGCAAAAAGACGTCATCAGTGAGCTGCTGACATCAG atgACATGAAGAAGAATGTTCACAAGCTGCATATTTTGGATACTTGTCTAAAACTTGATGATACTGTTTATCTCAAGGACATAGCCTTGTCACTCCCACAGCTTCCGCGGGAGCTGCCACCGTCACATCCAAATGCCAAGGTGGCAGAGGTGCTGAGCAGCCTTCTGGGAGGTGAAggatacttctcaaaagatgtGCACTTGCCACACAGTTATCATATTG attttgaaatcagAATGGACACTAACAGGAATCAAGTGCTTCCATTTTCTGATGTGGATACAGCTTCTGCTACAGATATTCAAAG agtagCTGTGCTATGTGTTTCTAGATCTGCTTATTgtttgggttcaagccatcccaGAGGATTCCTTGCTATGAAAATGCGGCATTTGAATGCAATGGGTTTTCATGTGATCttg GTCAATAACTGGGAGATGGACAAACTAGAGATGGAAGATGCAATCACATTTTTGAAGACTAAAATCTATTCAGTAGAAGCtcttcctgttgctgctgtaaatTTGCAAAGCACATAA